Proteins found in one Waddliaceae bacterium genomic segment:
- a CDS encoding YggU family protein has product MEESIIISIKVIPKASRNEIVGWHGEELKVKVTSAPEKGLANKALTAFIAKALKVAKSRVSVVGGETSRHKRLCIEGVTVDYIENILGSPNKNLQKNAGRV; this is encoded by the coding sequence ATGGAAGAGAGCATTATAATATCTATTAAGGTCATCCCCAAGGCGAGCCGCAATGAGATTGTTGGCTGGCATGGCGAAGAGCTTAAGGTTAAAGTGACATCGGCTCCGGAAAAAGGACTGGCTAACAAGGCCCTTACAGCTTTTATCGCTAAAGCGTTAAAAGTCGCGAAGTCTCGGGTTTCTGTTGTCGGCGGTGAAACGAGCCGTCATAAACGTCTTTGCATCGAAGGCGTCACTGTTGATTATATCGAAAATATTTTGGGATCGCCAAATAAGAATTTACAGAAAAACGCAGGAAGAGTATAA